The genomic stretch TGAAGGAATAAACTATGGAAATTTCAACTCTACAAATCATACTGGTATTCCTAGTTTCCTGTTTAGCAGGTATGGGATCTATCTTAGATGAATGGCAGTTTCACCGTCCATTAATCGCATGTACCTTAATTGGTCTTGTTCTTGGTGATATGAAAACCGGGATTATCGTTGGGGGGTCATTAGAACTTCTCGCTCTCGGTTGGATGAATATCGGGGCAGCGCTTGCACCAGACGCAGCGTTAGCATCTGTTATCTCAACAATCCTTGTTATCGTAGGTAAACAAGATATCGCAACAGGTATCGCGTTGGCGATTCCACTAGCTGCAGCAGGTCAAGTATTAACTTATGTTGTTCGTGCAATTACCGTTGGTTTCCAACACGCAGCTGACCGTTCAATCCGTGATGGTAATTTATCTTGGTTAAGCTGGGTTCACTGTACC from Actinobacillus delphinicola encodes the following:
- a CDS encoding PTS mannose/fructose/sorbose transporter subunit IIC — translated: MEISTLQIILVFLVSCLAGMGSILDEWQFHRPLIACTLIGLVLGDMKTGIIVGGSLELLALGWMNIGAALAPDAALASVISTILVIVGKQDIATGIALAIPLAAAGQVLTYVVRAITVGFQHAADRSIRDGNLSWLSWVHCTALLLQAMRIAIPALLVAMTAGTDTVHQMLAAIPPVVTNGLKIGGGIIAVVGYAMVINMMRAGHLMPFFYAGFVIAAFTNFNLVALGVLGAVMAYLYIQLSPKYNKSQQTVQVVSPTNDLDNRLD